The genome window TAAATAAAATTTATAAGTAGCTTGCCTATCACTAGAAAGAATAATAAAAACAGTACTATTAGTCGAATCAATAAATTTTAGGATATTACTTTCAAGTTTTTCAACTTGAGACACTTTATTGTCCACTAATAACGTACCATTTTCTGTAATAAGTATGCTAACCTCATCGCAAGGTTCTTTCACTGCTGTTTCTAAGGGTGTTGACGGTACCGGTAGATTATCTGGAATTCCAGAACTGAGATCAATCCACGCTATAAGCACTAAAATACCATTTCTATAGAATTCCAGATCATAATCTTCTTCTTCAAACAATTTTAACAACTCACTACTTACTTCAGCTTTATATAAATCGGTGGTTTGCAACTTATTCATAATTGCTAAGAAAGAAGTGGCTGTTTTTTTCTGATGCTGTATAAGATAAAGAGACTGATGCAATGCAAGCGTCTAAATATAATTGATCTAACTCTCTCTAAACGAGATTTTTGGAACTTGTATTTTAGACCAATCTATACCTTCTTTATAATCACCCTTCGCGATAATTTGTAAAATTTATCGATAGCCATCACTATTCTGATTCCCCAATAAGCCTGCATCAATCCAGCTTAATTCATATTCTTGAATATTTTTTTTACATTGGCCGAATCTACTTTTATTGATTTATAACGGCATTTCATCAATTGATCTTCGTAACGAGACACTTGAGATGATGAATTACAACTTATTAAAAGCATGGATAAAAAAGCAAGTATAAATCTTATTTGCATTCTTGAAATATGTGATTTTTAATTCGACCTCTGTAACCCATCTCTATTTCCCTAAAAGAAACAAGTTTTAAAAATATGAAATATGAAATATGAAATTCAAAAGCAAAGCG of Nonlabens sp. Ci31 contains these proteins:
- a CDS encoding ExbD/TolR family protein, which codes for MNKLQTTDLYKAEVSSELLKLFEEEDYDLEFYRNGILVLIAWIDLSSGIPDNLPVPSTPLETAVKEPCDEVSILITENGTLLVDNKVSQVEKLESNILKFIDSTNSTVFIILSSDRQATYKFYLEVTDKIVSARKVYRNELSMREYDKAYEDLNEEQIIFIRNQRKINFSEY